Proteins from one Anguilla rostrata isolate EN2019 unplaced genomic scaffold, ASM1855537v3 scaf1223, whole genome shotgun sequence genomic window:
- the LOC135247324 gene encoding histone H2B-like — translation MPEVAKSAPKKGSKKAVTKTAAKGGKKRRKSRKESYAIYVYKVLKQVHPDTGISSKAMGIMNSFVNDIFERIAGESSRLAHYNKRSTITSREIQTAVRLLLPGELAKHAVSEGTKAVTKYTSSK, via the coding sequence ATGCCTGAAGTCGCAAAATCAGCGCCCAAGAAGGGCTCTAAGAAAGCCGTGACCAAGACTGCTGCGAAAGGCGGAAAGAAGCGCAGAaagagcaggaaggagagctACGCTATCTACGTGTACAAGGTGTTGAAGCAAGTTCATCCTGACACCGGCATCTCTTCCAAAGCCATGGGCATCATGAACTCATTTGTCAACGACATTTTCGAGCGCATCGCCGGTGAGTCCTCCCGTTTGGCTCACTACAACAAGCGGTCCACCATCACTTCAAGGGAGATCCAGACTGCAGTGCGTCTTCTGCTGCCCGGAGAGCTGGCCAAACACGCAGTGTCTGAGGGAACAAAGGCTGTTACAAAGTACACCAGCTCCAAGTAA